tgccaggatggctcgtcttcgtcgccggggtattgtagagaggaagaagattatgtgccgcagtgggtcacgactttagcgagaggagccgagCGCAAGCTGTTGCCCCGAGCGCTGTGATTCGTGTGTCGGTTGCTGCTGCCCACTTTTCGTATCAATAGATCTGCTGTGCAAGTATTattacgccaataaaccccgttttaCTAACATAAATTCGTTGTCATCGTAAATTTAAATGAATGCTAGTCTGATGTATTTTCTATGAAGCTGTGTGAATATTCGAAATTTCAAacatttttcaaattttttttactattcgATATGATTTGCACTAGAATTTTCGCTATTCGAACTTCCCAAAGATCAATGCAGGCAAAGTCTAGCTAAAAGTGACCCCCATCAGTGTTGTATTATGCCTCACCTCATTACATTCCCGcattgcagcaaagctgcctttcaagctCTGCAATGGTTGCAAATGTATTGACTCAAGAAAACGCTGGTTCCTACATGCAGATATAAATGTGGCAGAAGTGGAGGCTCAGTTAATGCTCTTTTGGACCCAAGATTTGGGCAACAAGTTCGATAAATTGGAGGCCAAGGACCTTTAGCAACCAAATTTTCAGGTGTTTTATGTTGACGTGTATTCAAAACTCCTAACTCAAAAGGAGCCCTTGTCGGCCACATCAGTTGGGCTTGTCAGAAGTTGAAAGAGGATCGGAGGCTGTGAAAACATCATCTTTGCCTTTCATGTGTAGTGGTCTCAgcaacactttggttgcaccaaatcatcTGCTAATGCGATTCGGCTTTTCtattgcctcattcttgataaggCAACCATTAAATACCAGCTCGCTAGTTCTTCATCAGTCTAGTGAAAAGAGGAAATACTTTCATGTTGTTATATCTCTTAAGTATATGATTAGGAATCCTCTCCAACATTTTACCCCCACAATTTCACTTCAGCCTACTAAACAAATATATTCTAAAAATATTTTATAAATACTCAAAAATATTCGATTTGATTTGCACTCACGCTTCAATATTCAAACTGGCTTTGCACCCAAAACTTTGCTGTTCGCACAGTTCTAATTTCGCACCTTACTTTTTGCAGGCATGAAGGGCGTGTTTGGTTCACAGCGTACAGGGGTCGTCTGTGGATCCATGCAGCCAGCAAACAGCCCTCACCGGAAGACATCAGTGAAGTGACTGGCATTTATCGCAAGATTGTCAAAGGTAGGGTGCTTGTATTTCATTGTTTTATTAGTAAGTTAAAATACGCTGTTGTCATGAGCGCTTGAATTGCTCAACTGCAGGGTTGCCAGGTTTCACTATTTTGTGCCAATTCAGCTACTTTTTAGGCCAGTGGGTACAGACAAAAAGTTCTTGGGCACTTTTCTACTTCTTGGTTACGCTGTTCTTATCCTGACTTGAAACCAGGTTATCAATATTAAGTTACTCTCCAGCCACTGGCATAAAACTATGCATTGTAAAAACATGGTGGCTAAGGTGTGTTACCAGCCTCCAAAGCTGAATTGGGTGCTTGCATTACACAAAAGAAAAGGGGTCGAAGATGTGCGGCTCAGCCTCGGAGAATGCTTTTTACGTGAGACCTCATTTTGCAAACCACCCATTGGTGGACGAGGCTTCAAATCGTAATCCGAAGCGAGGAGTGCAATTGAAAGCACTCCGCATTCTGGGCGCTCTGCACTCACAGGCATTAGAAACCGAATATCCAACGACTTGGGAGTATTGGCTGTTCAGACTTCATCATCATGCAAATATTACCCAAAAGGCTTTTGCAATAAGCAATGTAAATGAATAGGTCACCATTGTTCTCACGTGCACATGGCTACTTCCTGGTTAGTTTCTCCAACTTCTTGGCTATTTTCGGTTTTTTCAGCCTGGAAACTGTGCTCAGCAGTATATGAACAAGGCCCCGATAACGAATCTCCTTCCTAAAGCAATGTTTCTGATTTAGGCCTTCCTTGTGTGAACACTTTTGTCACATTTCTGGGAAAGGCACTGGCCGAGTCACGGTAGAGCAGCTAATATAATGGCAAACATTGTAGAGGATAAAATTTCTAGTATTGTGCGACAAAGAAGTCAACTCTTTTTTATAAATTCAACTGTACACTAAATCTCTCTGAAGTATCTTGACAGAGTGCTGCATAAAGCTGCAGAGTAGGTTATATTAGCTTTAAAACATTGTTTAAAACAAATGTAAAATTATTATTTAGCCTCTGTTTCAAACAGAGAAAACACTGTCAAGAAGTGTTGTCCTCTTAAATTttataatatattttttttctctccctttccATGGTAGAGTCCGAAGAACTGAAATTTCCGGAAGAGTACCCGACGAGTTGCCTCTTGGGATGTGTCAATCTTGTTGACTGTCTGCACCAGGACATCTACCGTGAACAGGTGCCCCTCTTTGTCTCAAAAGAGTTCCAGTTATTTCTAGTGCTGCAGCGACCTAAAAGTTTTTACTGCATGCATACATCACACATGATAAGCTGCACTTatgtaaacagaaaaaaaggggCACTGGTATAGTTGTATAGCATGGAGCAGCAAAACGTGCTGCTGAGGCATGGATGAGAAGAGTTTGTGTATGAGCTGATTTGAAGTGTTTTGTAAGAAAGCTTCGTCTGATGCTTTTCGTAGCTCTTTCTTGAATTCACGTCCAGATAGTTACCACTGATGTTGCCAATTATATAATCCTTATCAGTGTGACCCTTTTAGCACATTTGTGcctgtgtttgtatgtgtgctaCATATAATAACTGATAGACAGGCATCAAAAGCCATGCAGGGCTGAATGGAAAGCTCCCTTATCCTAAGCGTTGATTCACTAGTGTTTTGAAGAAGAATAAtggttttctttctctctctctaaccAATTTTCCTTGTCCATGCAATTATCAAAGGTTGCATCACCGTTGATTAAGACCAGCAGTTTTTACAAGTTGAGCTATTAAAGTTATACATTAGAGAACTAGCACTCTGCTTTTTCTAGGCAGTCTCACTGTTTCTCCCGAGTCAAAAGGTGCAAAAAGACGACAAAAAAGGGGTAAACGCACACAGAGTATAATTCTTTTCACCTGTGccctgccacagtggtctagtggctaaggtactctgctgctgacccgcaggtcgcgaaatcgaatcccggctgcattttcgatggcagCGAAAATGCagcctgcgtgctcagatttgaatgcacgctaaaaaaccccaggtggtagagaTTTCCGGAGCATTCctctacgacgtctttcataataatatggtggtttcgggacgttataacccacatatctatcaatctatcctTTCATTCGCTGTCTTCTTTGCAGCTTTTGCCTCTGAACATGCTAAACTAATGCACCCAGCTATCCCATCTAACCTTACTGTTTCTTTTTGCCTCTTTCAGTATCCATTTGGAGAATGCTTTTCTCCTTTTGTCTTGATATGTAAGGAACCTCACGAGCTGAAAACAAAGTTTCCTATGAAAGGACAACACAAAATCTGTAAGTGTACGAGGTGTTAAAACAGTTGCTTAAGcaactgttttattttttgtgtgtgtcttacTAGGTTGCTTGAAACTACTTTTATAGACAGTTAAAGAGGCACTTACCTGCAATTTAGCTGCTCATAGGATCGATTTCCGAGAACATGCATATACCAGCTACCAGAATATCAACAGTTACAATGACTTGGAAGATAATTTATATGAACATTGAAGTGCACATGCACTATGCATACATTACACCACGCAATGTTGACAGTGCCTCGGGTTTCTTGAAAACGCGACCTCACAGCTGCAGCCAAGTTCCAAGCTGTCACAGCCAGGAATGACGTCAGTCTCCATACTCTTCTTGGTGTGCTTGCGCTAACAGACTAATATTTCGTGACTGCCCTCAAGCCAATGCGTGCCCTGAACGTATGGAAGGCCTCAAGAAAATCGTTGCCACAGAATGACAAAACAACAATAGCGATAATGCAGCAGGAAAAAGATTGCCAGCATACGTCAGGCCATGCAGAAATGTGTCAAAGTTCTGTTTGCTCATGTGGCCGAGTTCGTTTACCACGTTGCACACCCTAGGCTAAGTGACAGTTGGGCAGCTTGTCGTTTTCAGAGCTCTTGCAAACTGAAACTGGTTAGTAATAAAGAGGCTGTAAATATATCTCATGTGCTGTAGCGATCTATGTGCTATGTTATGGGTAATGGGCTCCTGGCAACacattagaaaaagaaaaaaaaactggatcgAAATTTTGTATCAGTGCCTATTTAATGATAAAGCAAAAAAGGGCACAACACTAGAGAGCTTTAGGAAGTGTACATTGGAGGACTTTTTTTGttacacacaatattaatgagatctatccgacaatcatgccaagaaaagtatataggggacgttattagaagccattgtaatgtaaatgtgaagaaagaaaaggccatgggcagggaccgaacctgcgaccttcgaatggtCTACCAACTGCTCTACTCTACCAACTCTAGCTCTACCAACTCAatatgctctaccaactgagctactacGATGGCTATGCCCCGTCAACTTTGAGGTATGTATATGCATTAAAGGGACACGAAAGtcgaataacaatttacgtcagagagaaaggtcaatgtatgacaacatctaaaacgacaatattattagcaacagtgtcctacttaccgagaaatcaaggtaaatgcacaagaacccaagcgccgcagtaggacattttcaaaacgaTCCCGATGACATCGGGAgcccgcctacaattaatcactggtAATTGATCTATCTGCACTAAATAAGGAACGTTCTGTGTATCAAgcgacgcaataaaatgctgcttgttcctttctgtttgattcatggaaaaagaaCCAtgggggaatggcgcgagtggttcgaaaattcaatttttgcgtggttacacaggacaggtggtgccatctagtggggtgcagttgaaacaaaaacgtctgcaatctcgaagccaatggcgagaAATTGATCAATGGGCGTTGTTGTGCTGTTATGGCTTCTGCTGATTTCAgactgctgctactagcgcagtacaGCCGGGcgacgttgtgcacggcaacagtgatgtGAGACGGTCTGGTCTgttcgcttcttgaggcgggtaatttgaagtgcgctaacctgatatggaccactaaaacgtggttttacttcaaaataggcctttccttggcacaaaagtaacactacgaggtttctggaccatcATTTCAACAATAAATGTCAACTTAatatagttgcctttagtgtccctttgaacGTCCTACTggcggtgctgactgacactcccacgtttaatgcatATACATACCTCGTAAAGTGAACATAGGAacagccgctgtggtagctcagttggtagaacaccggacacgttatttgaaggtcgcaggtttagtcCCTGCCCCCAGAAAGTtaacttttcgtccacttttatttcttcacatttacattacacaattacttctaacaacgacccctatacttttcttggcatgatTTTCTGATAGATTTCATTAATAATCTGGTAAATGAACAGAATTAAACTGAATCTGTGGTCCTCAAGTTTACAAGTAGTAAAGTCTAGATTGTGAACAAGGATTCTGTGGGGCACTGAAATGCCTTTGTTTTGATTTGTCGTCGGCATTCCATTTCAGCTTACCACGATCTGTAGATTGGTATGTAATTTAAGCTTCATATGGATTTGGTGCAGCATTATATAACTGCATTTTACTAATTCTAGCCTATTCTGTTCGCTGCAATGTAGTGCCCTTTTTCTTTCAAACCCATGAAGTGTAACGCCACACTTCGCAGCATAACTTATGCCCAGCGTTTTATGCCACCTATAAAATGTTTGTTACAGTCAAAATGGACTCGAGGCTGCACCATGCAGCAAAGAAGACACTGCTCTGCCCTCAGATCTTGGAACGCTAACCAGATTTTTATAACTGTGGGAAAGAAGCCTCTGTTTTTTGCGCAGAAAATAAATTCTTTATTATTGTACAACGTAATACTAAAGGAGTGTGAACTTTCATCGCTTTGGGAAAAGGCGCATGAAAACAACCATGTTAAGGAAGACAAAAAATACAACTGCAAGCATAAGCCAGATCCAGCAGTTACACGAGCGGCGTAGATGATCCTCGAGCCGTCGCTGCTCCTTCTGTAGTCGTTCGTAGTTTTGTTCTGCAGATTGCACACTCTTCTCAACAGCCTGGAAGGTGAGCACGGTGTTTATAGTTTAGCAACGCCATAAAAGTCACATTTGTGAAATTACTGCTTGTACACAATAgaaccttaaagggacactgaaatgGTTTCGAATTTGCAAATGTATCCGAATTCGGTATCCGTGACCTCTTACAAAATGTCtacggatgttttttttttcgcgacgtTGAATTAACAACGGCGTTATAAGAGAGGAAACTTTGACCAagaaaacgccccccccccccccccccccgcgcagcGGGGGAGCACGGGAGAGATACACACTTGGGGAGGTGCCGTCACCGTCAGGATCGGGCAACTTTGCGCCGGGCCGCCTGCATCGCTCAGTTAGCTCGGCTTGTTTACTTCGTGGTTATGCCTTGTTTCGCTGCAATCTGCTGCCTGGCAAAGCATCAGTTCTGCCAGTTTGTAGGGATTTCTTTCCATTGCACCGTTCTCTTCTTCTGATTAGAGATTTTCGCCATGCGACATTCACAAGTTGTGTTTGTGCAAGGTTCAAGtggaggtggttttgggacgttaaaccccacatatcaatcaaatcaaggttCAAGTGGACTCGTAATGACGAGTTATGGCACGGCATATGGCTGCCGCAGCCCTTATAGTCGCGATGAGCACGCTTTTAACAAGTTTTCCCGGGATCAGAAGATGGTTGCAAAACGGGCCACTGCAGCTGaattaaaagaaaatacttcaagCCTACGAGATGAAGCGCGCTGTGCCGGTCGCGAATCTGCCGAATTTCAAGGCAGCGGCAACAGCAGCATTCCTCCTCTTTCCCTATTTACCCGCAGTGTATGCATGAGCACGTGTAGCGAAAACATGTGTACAAAGATATCAGTATGCATAATTAAAATCAGCTGTTCTACAAGACAGTTGCATGCTTCTAGCGCAGTTAATCATACCCTTTGCATTTTAACACATCATCACTGTGGTACTGGGCAGTATTCAGAAAACGTCATGGTATTATACAAAAACAGAACTGCAATATATGAGCCAAACCATTCTTGCGCAATTTCCAGCGCTGTTCAGAGCACATATCACCACTGCGACAAGAGCGGCACTCGTCTGCGCCTCCCCCCGCCCTTTTTTCTCACGCAATAGCATACTAACTCATCGCATGCGCCTTGCCCACTGTGAAGTACGATACTGACTGCATTAAGAACACTGCGCTCTTAGCTGTGAAATCCACGAACAGCTGGTGTTTCTGCACACTGTCCGCGCCTAGCGCGGACCGTCCCACTACGCGGCTAAAAGCGAGTGCCAATGCTGCTGTTTCTTATCGAATTTAATAACCACTGATAAGCGTATCATTTATAATGGTTTACTACAGTGAAATTTAGCACTGGCACGCATCTTATACGTGCCAGTCTGTTTCCAACGCGGGTGAAGGTGGCTGGTTGGGACTCTTTTCTGTGCCGTTTCAGCCGTCGCCCTTTTAAAGTGGCGACCGGCTCGAACATGTACGGTTGTACAGCAAACTCGGTCCGACTTTCGGGGTTCGCAATACTTAGGGCAACTACCCGATTTCAACAAATAAACGCGGCGGCGACTGTCGGCAAGCGCAGTCAGCTGTCCTCACCTTCCTGACAGTGACGTCATGGAGTTTCAACCAATCACAGCGGCGGTAAGACTCGCGATGGCGGCCGCAGCATCTGTTGCTGCGGCCGCCATCGGAATTGCAAAATGGAATTATTTGTGCTGGTTTATGCAAATTTTCGACTTTATTTTCGTGTTCGCCGCACGAAATTACGCATCatgtcacttttcttttttttaagcatTTCAGTATCCCTTTAACAAGCAAAGCAGATTGTGTTGGACCACGACAACTGTTTTCTTAAACTTGCAAAGCCCTTTACTTGCTGCGGTAATTTATTGGTTAAGGACCTTTacacgcgctacccgcacagccgcaacgcacgtgccgggacccctgccgcatgcaagcgggggacaaataagccaattggcgatgctgcggagggtgaaagagcgtcgccaattggcttattttcCCCCGCTTGTGtgtggtaggggtcccggcacgtgtgtTGCGGCAGTGTGGGAAatgcgtggaacggccctaaagCCCTTGACCTTCACGGGTTGCACAATCGAGTCCGAACTTCCGCGGCCACATCTTCAATCGAGGTAAGAACGCTAGAGTCCCATATACTTTGACTTCAgtgcattaaagaaccccaggtggccgaaacttAGAGTTCTCCACCAACAATTATTTTTTCAATGCCCCTTTGCTTATACTATAGTTTTGATGTATGTTAATTTCCCAGATGGCAgacgaatgtggcaaaaaatatTTGATAAGAAACATCAACAAAATTTACCGACATTTTACTCCTGCTTTTGGTTGCAACATGTTTTCACTAGTTAGTGCATCTGCTTCACAATCCTCAAACATATATATCAGCATTATTCAGTTCTCTTGTTCAAGCACATTCATGCAATCAAATAAGCGAACACAGTGCTTCTATGTTTGTTTCTGTACGACTTTTTACATTGAAGATTAAAGAGACGACCAAGCCTATTTAAgcatgaaacaaaaatatttctcCATATTTTCAATAAATCTGTTGTGCCTACCCTTCAATTCAGTACAGGCTCAGGTTTGAAAACCTCTCTAACGTTGCTGTTATTATTACTCACTGCTAGTCATCACGTGGCACTTTCAACTCTTCACTATAGTGGTTGTATTATGATGGGGCTAAAAGCCTGTTCACTGTAATCAAAACGCATTTTAAGAAACCCTAGACGGCCTAAATTGAGTTCAGGGGTTTTGTATGCCAAAATCAGAATGCGACTGCAAGTCATATCATAATGGAACATTTTAAATTAATACCTCGTTTATTTTGTGCTTAGTGCTCTATTTAAAAGAACACGGGTATTCTTGCATTTCAGCCCCATCAAAATGAGAACGAGGGGGTTGGGAATCAAACTTGCGCACTCTGTGCAATGTCATTGCTACTAATTCACCAAAGTGGGTCAGCACAAGGTCAAAGTTGATACAACCTCCACTTTGTTGGCAATATTGTAAACATTATGTTGTAATAAGTCACCAAGTTACGAAACACTGGCTGGTTTactttaggagaaaaaaaaactgaaatatgGCGACTTTAAAAAATGTGGCCTGTTCAGACATTTTTTAAAAACAGTTTTCTTCAGCCCACACGCTTCAAACAATGCTGCTTCACTCTCATTACAAGTACATTTATTTAAGACCAGTCTTCGTGACATTGatatttgtgtttttatatcGTCATTAACTTTTGAGAATGACAAAGGACGAAATTGGTCCCTCCGTACAGACTAAGCTATTTTTTTCCTCCTATATTATGCAGTTAATAAAAAAACGAAGTTCACTTTCGGGCTACTGGGTGgtatgtgcacaaaatacaaAATAATCAAACCTAAACAATCAACTTTCGGACCTGTGTTGATTTTTCGTGGAGTCACCCTACTAAtataacatcccctgtactttccaaggtgttgtctgttagttcttattAACTACCAACAGCTATCCACAATTTCAGTAAATATAAAATGTTTCAAACACTCTACTAAATTGCTAATGAGGAATTTATCATCTCCTAGAGTTTTctgtcaagtttcaagttttacgACCCCTACACTACTTCCAGCACTGAAGTGTTGCAGGTAAACAAAGCAACCTGTGCCCAGTTATGTGTTTATTGTGTGCGGCTGTCGTATGCGTCTTGCTCTCAGAATTTTTTTGTGAGTGTTCTAGAACGCAACTGTTTTGACTACAAGCACTGCAAAAACAAAATGGTCACCTCTGTGTCCTTCTTCACAATGTGTCCAGCAAGCAAAGCATTCTGCTTCAGGTTCTGTGCCAAGGAGACCATCTCCTCGGCAATCTTCTCCTGCATGGAGTTGTGGTAGCGCAGTACAGCGTCGAAATCTTCACCACCACCCTGACCAGGAACTCGCTGCCGCAATCCTTTGCTGTCGCTTGCTAAACAGTTCAGAATTATAATATTAAAAAAAGTGTTGTAAAATGAGAACAGTTAAGAACTGCACAAGCAACTGAATGAAAAGCGATAGGTACATAAAAGGAAAATATATATTAGGTGCCCATCGATACTAACCCTTTTTTAAGCAATACACATTATCCACACCTACATTATCACACACCTACTCGCATTCATATCCACAACGCTAACTCTCCTAAACAAGCACATTTGACTGGCTGCAGCCAATTGCTTCTCCTTCTGTAACATTCTCACCGTTTGTCTTAACAGAAGTTCGAGATTCCAGCAACTCCTCGCGGACATCACGTATTGTCTTGGTCTGCCGTTTAAGCAGGATTTCCTTGGCCTTGTCATCAGGGACGGGTTTTAGGGCAAGTTGCTCATGGGCGAGAGCCTTTTCTGGACTGCTGTGTGGCTGCagtgtttggaaaaaaaaaaaaacatcttcaggaaattgtactcacacaCGGCATCTGCCAAAAGTATTaggtccgaaaaaaaaaaaaacgcactcaCAATCGAATTACGTCATATCACCCGCAATACTTGCCTGTGTATCCACAGCAATGAGGCGCTTCAGAAAGTCGACTTTGCTCGCATAATGCACTAATGTATCCTGGCTTGGCTGACTGCAAAACATACCCCCTCAGTGCAATGTTGAAAAGAAAAATGTGAACAGAGGCACTCACCATGTGTTTATGTTCCTCAGGTCTagtaacatatcttcaaggctttGAACATACTGAAAAAAACATGTCGACTGGGTTAATCCTCTCGGGATGACCGGGATTTGTAATTTTCGATAGCCACTATAAAAGGGATTAAGTCGTAAATCACCTGTTGCGTCAGTTTGCAATCGCCGAGCGTCAAACCCTCTAGTATAAACTCGCACGAGCATAGCCGCGCAAGCGGCGGGTTCATCACTCGTAGCCGTCACCCTACACCACTGAATACGCCGTACAGACACCCGGGACAACAGTACGCCTTTTCAATAAGAATTTcacgcaaaagaaaacaaaaccggCACATTTACTCACGTATTTCACGGATGAACACGGCCGCATCAGATAAAGCTGCTGCTTGATTGCATACACGCGTTTCGTAAAAAATAGGAGTTGGCTTACGAACCAATCCGGGAGAATCGCCGCACACGAAGAGTCGGCAGTTAGCCGAGAGTAATTAACCTGTCGAAATTTGAGACGCTGGGCAATTGGAGTGAAATATGGCCGAATAACAAGGTTCCACTGGAGTCGTATTCCAGCGACCGCACGAACGAAACAAAACTGTTGCTCGCCAGCTCGACGCCGTCAGTGCAGCCGTATAGTCTGTACGCCGCCACTCGGAGAGCTTGTGCGTAACTTATTCACGAGATCGATCCTTTTACCTTCTTGAATCGCCAGTCTGTGGGATCTCGCCCGTCAGCAAGAACTTCGCACCGCTCCAACAATCTGCAGAAGTTTATTTCCAGCCGTGACACGGGCGCCATGCTGGAAGCCGACGACAGCGACGTGACGTGACGTATCGTTCTTgaggtgatgatgataatgatgatggcaAGCTA
Above is a window of Rhipicephalus microplus isolate Deutch F79 chromosome 1, USDA_Rmic, whole genome shotgun sequence DNA encoding:
- the Use1 gene encoding vesicle transport protein Use1 isoform X4 encodes the protein MLLDLRNINTCQPSQDTLVHYASKVDFLKRLIAVDTQPHSSPEKALAHEQLALKPVPDDKAKEILLKRQTKTIRDVREELLESRTSVKTNASDSKGLRQRVPGQGGGEDFDAVLRYHNSMQEKIAEEMVSLAQNLKQNALLAGHIVKKDTEAVEKSVQSAEQNYERLQKEQRRLEDHLRRSCNCWIWLMLAVVFFVFLNMVVFMRLFPKR
- the Use1 gene encoding vesicle transport protein Use1 isoform X3 is translated as MRPCSSVKYYVQSLEDMLLDLRNINTCQPSQDTLVHYASKVDFLKRLIAVDTQPHSSPEKALAHEQLALKPVPDDKAKEILLKRQTKTIRDVREELLESRTSVKTNASDSKGLRQRVPGQGGGEDFDAVLRYHNSMQEKIAEEMVSLAQNLKQNALLAGHIVKKDTEAVEKSVQSAEQNYERLQKEQRRLEDHLRRSCNCWIWLMLAVVFFVFLNMVVFMRLFPKR
- the Use1 gene encoding vesicle transport protein Use1 isoform X1, which codes for MAPVSRLEINFCRLLERCEVLADGRDPTDWRFKKYVQSLEDMLLDLRNINTCQPSQDTLVHYASKVDFLKRLIAVDTQPHSSPEKALAHEQLALKPVPDDKAKEILLKRQTKTIRDVREELLESRTSVKTNASDSKGLRQRVPGQGGGEDFDAVLRYHNSMQEKIAEEMVSLAQNLKQNALLAGHIVKKDTEAVEKSVQSAEQNYERLQKEQRRLEDHLRRSCNCWIWLMLAVVFFVFLNMVVFMRLFPKR
- the Use1 gene encoding vesicle transport protein Use1 isoform X2; translation: MNPPLARLCSCEFILEGLTLGDCKLTQQYVQSLEDMLLDLRNINTCQPSQDTLVHYASKVDFLKRLIAVDTQPHSSPEKALAHEQLALKPVPDDKAKEILLKRQTKTIRDVREELLESRTSVKTNASDSKGLRQRVPGQGGGEDFDAVLRYHNSMQEKIAEEMVSLAQNLKQNALLAGHIVKKDTEAVEKSVQSAEQNYERLQKEQRRLEDHLRRSCNCWIWLMLAVVFFVFLNMVVFMRLFPKR